A window of the Streptomyces luomodiensis genome harbors these coding sequences:
- a CDS encoding DUF6247 family protein, protein MTTSAAGQPLIPQPPATVTALRQAVAQIAPAALPAFTRELDQAADQSRQASDLAPLQRFIAQWAVYVHIQRQPDIAKELRRWEDTAQTGDATQARRAASAIGKILDDAHAALGFPPR, encoded by the coding sequence ATGACCACCTCCGCCGCTGGGCAGCCACTCATCCCTCAGCCGCCTGCCACTGTCACGGCCCTTCGCCAGGCCGTCGCGCAGATCGCCCCCGCCGCCCTTCCCGCCTTCACGCGGGAGCTGGATCAGGCCGCCGACCAGTCCCGGCAGGCTTCCGACCTGGCCCCTCTCCAGCGGTTCATCGCCCAGTGGGCCGTCTACGTCCACATTCAGCGGCAGCCGGATATCGCGAAAGAGCTCCGTCGCTGGGAGGACACTGCCCAGACAGGCGACGCGACGCAGGCCCGACGCGCCGCGTCCGCAATCGGCAAGATCCTGGACGACGCACACGCCGCGCTCGGGTTCCCACCTCGATGA
- the msrA gene encoding peptide-methionine (S)-S-oxide reductase MsrA — translation MLFSRHKNHLPTPEEALKGRPEPGFPLPDRHTVLGNPLAGPYPEGLVVADFGLGCFWGAERKFWQAPGVWTTLVGYQGGHTENPTYEEVCSGLTAHTEAVRVVFDPTVTSYGALLKLFWESHDPTQGFRQGNDVGTQYRSAIYTHSPEQQSEAEASRTAYQSVLTGSGYGQITTEILPAGPFYYAEAYHQQYLDKNPAGYCGIGGTGVACPIGIAGFSA, via the coding sequence ATGTTGTTCAGCCGCCACAAGAACCACCTCCCCACCCCCGAGGAGGCGCTGAAGGGCCGCCCCGAACCGGGCTTCCCCCTCCCCGACCGCCACACGGTCCTGGGCAACCCGCTGGCCGGCCCGTACCCGGAGGGCCTGGTCGTCGCCGACTTCGGCCTGGGCTGCTTCTGGGGCGCGGAGCGCAAGTTCTGGCAGGCCCCGGGCGTGTGGACCACCCTCGTCGGCTACCAGGGCGGCCACACCGAGAACCCCACCTACGAGGAGGTCTGCTCCGGCCTCACCGCCCACACCGAGGCCGTCCGGGTCGTCTTCGACCCGACCGTCACCTCCTACGGCGCCCTCCTGAAGCTCTTCTGGGAGTCCCACGACCCCACCCAGGGCTTCCGCCAGGGCAATGACGTCGGCACCCAGTACCGCTCGGCGATCTACACCCACTCCCCCGAGCAGCAGTCCGAGGCCGAAGCCTCCCGCACCGCCTACCAGTCCGTCCTCACCGGCTCCGGCTACGGCCAGATCACCACCGAAATCCTCCCCGCGGGCCCCTTCTACTACGCGGAGGCATATCACCAGCAGTACCTGGACAAGAACCCGGCGGGCTACTGCGGCATCGGCGGGACCGGGGTCGCTTGCCCGATCGGCATCGCGGGATTCTCCGCGTAG
- a CDS encoding cystathionine gamma-synthase: MSHQHPQGHPQSFETLAIHAGQEADPLTGAVVPPIYQVSTYKQDGVGGLRGGYEYSRSANPTRTALEENLAALEGGRRGLAFASGLAAEDCLLRTLLVPGDHVVIPDDAYGGTFRLFSKVAERWGVEWSVADTSDPAAVRAALRPRTKVIWVETPSNPLLGITDIAAVADVARTAGARLVVDNTFASPYLQQPLALGADIVVHSTTKYMGGHSDVVGGALVVSDSALGDELAFHQNAMGAIAGPLDAWLVMRGIKTLAVRMDRHSANATRIAEMLAAHPKVTQVYYPGLPEHAGHETAAKQMRAFGGMVSFRVAGGEQAAVEVCDRARLFTLGESLGGVESLIEHPGRMTHASAAGSALEVPADLVRLSVGIEAIDDLLMDLTQALG, translated from the coding sequence ATGAGCCACCAGCACCCCCAGGGTCACCCCCAGAGTTTCGAGACGCTCGCCATCCACGCGGGCCAGGAGGCGGACCCGCTCACCGGCGCCGTCGTGCCCCCGATCTACCAGGTCTCCACCTACAAGCAGGACGGGGTGGGGGGCTTGCGGGGCGGTTACGAGTACAGCCGTTCCGCGAACCCCACCCGCACCGCCCTCGAGGAGAACCTGGCGGCGCTGGAGGGCGGCCGCCGCGGCCTCGCCTTCGCCTCCGGCCTGGCCGCCGAGGACTGCCTGCTGCGCACGCTGCTGGTCCCCGGCGACCACGTCGTCATCCCGGACGACGCGTACGGCGGTACGTTCCGCCTGTTCTCCAAGGTCGCGGAGCGCTGGGGCGTGGAGTGGTCGGTCGCCGACACCTCCGACCCGGCGGCGGTACGGGCCGCGCTCCGCCCCCGGACGAAGGTGATCTGGGTGGAGACCCCGAGCAATCCGCTGCTCGGCATCACCGACATCGCCGCCGTCGCCGACGTCGCCCGCACCGCGGGGGCCCGGCTGGTGGTGGACAACACCTTCGCCAGCCCCTACCTCCAGCAGCCGCTCGCGCTCGGCGCCGACATCGTGGTGCACTCCACCACCAAGTACATGGGCGGACATTCGGACGTCGTCGGCGGTGCGCTGGTGGTCTCCGACAGCGCTCTCGGGGACGAACTCGCCTTCCACCAGAACGCGATGGGCGCCATCGCCGGGCCCCTCGACGCCTGGCTGGTGATGCGCGGCATCAAGACCCTCGCCGTCCGCATGGACCGGCACAGCGCGAACGCCACGCGGATCGCGGAGATGCTCGCCGCGCACCCCAAGGTCACCCAGGTCTACTACCCGGGGCTGCCGGAGCACGCGGGCCACGAGACCGCGGCCAAGCAGATGCGGGCCTTCGGCGGCATGGTGTCCTTCCGGGTCGCGGGCGGCGAGCAGGCGGCGGTCGAGGTGTGCGACCGGGCGCGGCTGTTCACGCTCGGGGAGTCCCTCGGCGGCGTCGAGTCGCTGATCGAGCACCCGGGGCGGATGACGCACGCCTCGGCGGCGGGCTCGGCCCTGGAGGTGCCGGCCGATCTCGTACGGCTGTCGGTCGGTATCGAGGCGATCGACGATCTGCTGATGGATCTGACCCAGGCGCTGGGCTGA